DNA from Acidobacteriota bacterium:
ACTGCTCCGCGCCCGGTACGCCGTCGACCTGGGTCAGGACCCGGTTGCCGCCGATGCCGCGGATGTTGAACCCGTTGAGGCCAAGCCGGGTGTTGTCTCCTTCCACGTAGACGCCGGGTTCGTACTTGACGAGGTCCGCGATGTCCTCGAAGAGCTGATCCTCGATGTCCTCTTCCGTGACGATCGAGACGTTTCCGGGCGTGTCCCGCAGGGAGCTGGGAACGTGATCGGCAGTGACGGTGACTTCGTCGAGGAAGGTCCCCTCGCCGGTTGCGGGCTCCCCGGCTTCCTGCCCTTCCTCGGCCGAAGAAGAAGCAGTTTCCTGGCTCAGGAGCGGTGTGGCGTTCGCCAGGATGCAGGCCAGGCCGAGAGCGACCAGGGCGGAACGCCACGGGCCGGCGAAACGTTGACGCCTGGGGGATGAAACGGACATAGGATCGACCTCCGAGCTTCTGGCGGTCTCGTGCCGCCGGTTGTTAGGGGTGGGCGCTTCACCGCTTCGCTTCCACGGCTGTCGCGGTGCAGCGCCCTTGTTTCCATGGTCATGGCTCGCCGCGCACCGCGTGCAGCAGCTTTCCGCTTCTGAGTAGCAACGTGTCGCCGGCCGGGGCGACTCCGGTGAGGTACTCGTCGACCTCGACACGGCTCGTGGCCAGCACCTCGCCGCCTCGAGTGCCGGCGCTGAGGACGTCGGTAGCGCCCTTCTCGCCGAAGAAGAAGACGCGCTCGCCGGCTGCGATGGGGGTCACCCAGGCCGGTTGCGAGAGCCTGCGCTGCCAGTGCGACTTCCCGGTCGCCGGGTCGATGCACTGGGCGACGCCGGCGGCGTTCGCCCAGTAGATGCAATCCCCGGCCAGCACGGGAGAGGCGAAGTGAGCGGTCGATTCGGAGCGCCAGACGATGTCGTCCTCGCCGAGTTCTCCTCGGGCGCCGCGCCGGATGGCGAAGTTGGCGGGCCGCTCCGAACCGGAGACGATGACGAGCTCCTCCGTGATCAGAGGCGACTGGGTGGTGTTCGACTTGACGTTCGGAATCCACCACAGCCGTTCTCCGGTCCTGGCGTCATAGCCCTCGACGGAACCATTCGAACTGACGACGATCTCGCGTCCGTCGGGCGACAGGGTGGGCGTGGTCCAGGACACGCCCGGCTCGCGATCGGCCTTCCAGCGCTCTTCGCCGGTGACGCGGTCGACGGCGAGCAGGTAGGAGTAGGTCTTGCGCGCCAGCAGGACGACTGCATGATCGCTTGCCAGGAGCACGGAGCCGCCGACGCCGTGGTTGCCGGCGAAACTGCCGTGATCGGCGGAGAGATTCCGGTGCCAGAGGCGGTTGCCGTCGTGGTCGGTGGCGAACAGATCGCCGGTGCCGAAGAAGAGAGTGATCCTCTCGGCGTCGATGGCGGGAGTGGGGGCGGCGCGGGCCGTGTACTGGTTGAAGGGCAGACGCTCCGAGGCAGGCCAGCTCCGGCGCCAGAGCTCCTCGCCGTCGGCGATGCGGATGGCCGTGAGCCACAACGTGTCCTTGGCGTCCTCGGCGTCGGCGGTCACCGACGTCACGTAGGCCGTGCCGCGCCAGACGACCGGGCCGGAGTGGCCGAAGGCGGGAAGCTCGACGGTCCAGGCCGGCTCGGTCCAGGCCGAGGGCAGGTCGGAACCTTCGACCGTGCTGGCGCCGCCGTCACGAAAGCCTGCCCAGTCAGTCTCTGTGTCCGGGGGAGCGGTGCCGTCGGCGGAGGGTGAGCCTGAGCCGACGCCGAGAGCCGACAGGAGGTGCCGCTCGACGGAGTTCAGGTGGCCGCTACGGTTCGCACCGCCGATCGCGAACAGGGCTTCACCGTCGCTAACGAGACGGTGGAAGAACCGGTGCTCATGGAGATCGCTGGCGTGGGTCCAGTCGTCGTCGCCGCTACGGATGCTGTAGATCCGACCGTCCGCCTGGCTGATAAGAAGAGCGTCACCTGTCGTGACCGCATCGGCGCCGAACCCATTGAGGCTGCCCGAGGCAGGCAGCTCCGGGCCGGGTGTCCAGGTGTCGGCGGCAGGATCGTAGATGTCGACGCGTCTCGTCGTGTCGCCGTTGTCGTCGAGCCCGCCCAGCACCCATAGTTTGCCGTCGAATCCGACCGCGGCGTTCGCGCGGACGCCGATCGGCGTCTCCGTGAGCACCCGCCACTGGCCGATGGAATCTCCGTCGAGCGTCGTGAGGTCGAGTGCGAACACAGACCGTTCCCAGAGGGGGTCTTCCACGGAGCCTCTCAGTTCCCAGCCGCCGGCCACGACGAGAAGATCGCCCACCACGGCCAGGTCGTGCGAGGACCTGCCTGCCGGCAGGGCCATGAACCGTTGCCAGCGGTTCTCTTCGGGCAGGAAGCGGGCCGCGCTCT
Protein-coding regions in this window:
- a CDS encoding PQQ-binding-like beta-propeller repeat protein; the protein is MAVQLAVAEEVDAPAEPPTVADLPLAISSFGAAHLDGSLYVYGGHIGRQHVHSFENLSQLFLRHPVDLDSPGPTPGWLALPPGRPLQGTALIEYDGALYRVGGMRADNPRREPGELYSVKSAARFLPEENRWQRFMALPAGRSSHDLAVVGDLLVVAGGWELRGSVEDPLWERSVFALDLTTLDGDSIGQWRVLTETPIGVRANAAVGFDGKLWVLGGLDDNGDTTRRVDIYDPAADTWTPGPELPASGSLNGFGADAVTTGDALLISQADGRIYSIRSGDDDWTHASDLHEHRFFHRLVSDGEALFAIGGANRSGHLNSVERHLLSALGVGSGSPSADGTAPPDTETDWAGFRDGGASTVEGSDLPSAWTEPAWTVELPAFGHSGPVVWRGTAYVTSVTADAEDAKDTLWLTAIRIADGEELWRRSWPASERLPFNQYTARAAPTPAIDAERITLFFGTGDLFATDHDGNRLWHRNLSADHGSFAGNHGVGGSVLLASDHAVVLLARKTYSYLLAVDRVTGEERWKADREPGVSWTTPTLSPDGREIVVSSNGSVEGYDARTGERLWWIPNVKSNTTQSPLITEELVIVSGSERPANFAIRRGARGELGEDDIVWRSESTAHFASPVLAGDCIYWANAAGVAQCIDPATGKSHWQRRLSQPAWVTPIAAGERVFFFGEKGATDVLSAGTRGGEVLATSRVEVDEYLTGVAPAGDTLLLRSGKLLHAVRGEP